The sequence AATATGTCAGAGGAGCAAGTTGTTTCACGTTCGTCTGTAGTTGAAACAATTCGTAGCCATTATGAGCTAATTTTCGCCCTAGTATCTGGGGTATTTATTTTAATTGGATGGTTGTCAGAACATGATCATGCTTTATTTGTTTCCACTACCTTTTATTTATTAGCCTTTTGTGTAGGTGGTTACGCGAAAGCAAAAGAAGGAATTCAGGAAACCTTGGCAGAAAAAGAACTAAATGTTGAGATGTTAATGATTATCGCAGCGATTGGTTCTGCTATTATTGGTTATTGGGCAGAAGGAGCCATTTTAATTTTTATCTTTTCGTTAAGTGGCGCTTTAGAATCATATACATTGAATAAAAGCCAAAAGGAAATTTCGGCGTTATTTGAATTACAGCCGGAAGAAGCATTACGCCTTATTGATGGAAAAGAGGAAAAGGTTACGGTGGATCAGCTGCAAATTGGCGATCGGATTCTTATCAAACCGGGCGACCGTATTGCAGTAGATGGCATTATTATTCGGGGAGAGACTCATATTGATGAATCAGCTATAACCGGGGAATCGGTACCAAACGGAAAGAAGACTGGTGATGAGGTATTTGCAGGAACGGTTAATATACGTGGTTCTATTGAAGTGGAAATGACACAATCAAGTGATCAAACATTGTTTCAAAGAATTATCCGTCTTGTCCAAAGTGCTCAAAGTGAAAAATCACCATCCCAATTATTCATTGAGAAATTTGAAGGAACGTATGTTAAAGTTGTGCTGATTATAGTTGGAATGATGATGTTTATTCCACATTATGCATTAGAGTGGAGTTGGAATGAAACATTATATCGGGCGATGATTTTACTTGTGGTTGCCTCCCCGTGTGCTCTGGTTGCCTCCATTACGCCAGCTGCCTTGTCCGCAATTTCTAACGGAGCCAGACATGGTATTTTATTTAAGGGAAGTGCTCATCTTGAGCAACTAGCTTCGTTGCAAGCCATTGCTTTTGATAAAACTGGCACACTGACTATGGGAAAACCGATTGTAACAGACATCTTCGTACAAGATGGTATTAGTAAAGAGGATTTGCTTTTGATTGCTGCCTCTATTGAAAATCACTCAACCCATCCATTGGCAGATTCCATTGTTAACTATGTGAAAAATAATTTTGATATTGAACTGAGACGTCCTGAACAGGTAGAGGATATAACGGGATTTGGATTAAAGGGAAAGTTAGACGGAAAATCATATAAAATTGGAAAAGGAGACTTTATTGGGGAAGAAGCTAAATGTTTCCATCCATTAACTGTAAACGAACTATCCCAACAAGGGAAAACAATTGTATACATTGCCGATCATGATAGCGTGTTAGGCTTCCTTGCTTTAAAGGATGTCATACGAGATGAAACAGTTGAAGTCATTCGAGAATTAAATACATTAGGTATTAAAACGATCATGATTACAGGCGATAATGAACAGACCGCAAAGGTTATTGCTGAGGAAAGTCAAATTTCTGAATACTATGCATCCTGTTTACCTGAGACAAAAGTAGAGACTGTAAAAGTACTGAAAGAAAAGTATAAAACAGTTGCGATGGTTGGAGATGGCATAAACGATGCTCCTGCTTTAGCAACAGCAAATGTAGGTATTGCTATGGGTGGAGGGACGGATGTTGCACTAGAAACGGCAGATGTGGTGTTAATGAAAAACGAGCTTTTTCGTCTTGGGCAGGCCATTCGGTTGTCTAAACGTATGAATAGAATCGTTAAACAAAATATTATACTTTCTTTAACAATAATTGCCCTATTGATTTGTTCTAATTTCCTTCAACTTCTAGCTTTACCGTTTGGTGTTATCGGACATGAAGGAAGCACTCTTTTAGTGATTTTAAATGGATTACGTCTTTTAAAATCCGATAAATAAGTACGAAAATAGTAATATAAGTACTTCCTTGAAGGCCTTGAATTTTCGCTCAAAAGTCATACATTTTAAACAACGGAGATTTTTACAGTCTAGTAAAGGTAAGTTATTGCGTTTGGTTGGTGAGACCTCTTTACTTCAAGTATGGTTCTGGAGAGACTCTGGGTGAAACTACCGGGAGCTACTCGATTAAGGGAGAAGGAGTTAGTACCTTCTCCCTATCTAATTTTTCACAAAACCTATTCGTTTTGCACAGTCACATTTCCTGTCATATAATTATTGTGCGTCATTGCCCATGGATTATTGTCCCCATCCACCATGGCGTAGCATCATATTTAATGGATTTTTTTCATGGAGTTAATTATTTATCCCTTTAGAATTTTTTCCAAAACATTTCTAAAGGGATATTTTTTGGGGGATAATTACTTTTCATTTTGTCTTATTATTAGTATATTGGCGCAATATTAGCCTATTTTGAATTTAAATAAAATATTAATAGCCAATTGAATTCATCGTTTCTTTTAGAACTGCAACCGAATAATTAAATTGTTCTTGTTCTTTTTGATTTAAATCAATTTCAATTAACTCTCTTATTCCATTTCTATTTATGACAGCAGGAACCCCTATGTATATATCCCGGTGTCCATATTCTCCATTTAAGTGAACGGAAACCGTTAGAATACTGTTTTCATTATTGAGGATCGCTTTTGTAATACGAACAAGTGACATTCCTATACCGTAGAAGGTTGCTCCTTTTCTACCAATTATTTGGTAGGCTGCATCACGTACACTGATAAAAATTTCTTCCAAACATTCTTGATTACAATCATTTCTTTTTTCCAGAACAGTTTCAAGAGGTTCAATTCCAATTGTAACATGGCTCCATACCGGCAGTTCGGTATCCCCATGCTCGCCAATTATAGCAGCGTGAACGTTTCTAGTGTCAACATTTAGATATTGTCCTATGGCAAATCTCAGACGAGCAGAATCTAAAACAGTACCAGATCCGATCACTCGTTCCTTCGGCAGTCCTGATTCCTTCCAAGTTACATACGTTAAAATGTCAACTGGATTTGTAGCAACTAAGAAGATACCATTAAAATGACTTGCCATAATACTTTGGACAATTTGTTTGAATATTTTTGTGTTTTTTTCGACTAATTCTAAACGCGTTTCTCCAGGTTTTTGGGCAAGACCTGCTGTAATGACCACTAGATCAGCTTTTTCACAGTCACTATAATTTCCATTCCATACTTTTACCGGTGATGGTGCAAAGGGCATCCCATGATTTAAATCCATCGCTTCACCCTCTGCTTTTGCATCATTTACATCGATCAGAACCAATTCCTCTGCTACACCTTGGTTTATCATGGAATAAGCATAACTGCAACCAACCGCCCCTGTGCCAATTATCGCAACTCTCTTTATTTTTTCTTCATGCATTTTTCTTTCTTCCTTCCTATTTAGGAATTGTCAACGTATCTACTCTTCTTCTTTTTGTGAAAAATAGGGTTTATTAGCATAATAATACATGATTCCCATCATAAATTCCCCTCCAATTAAATTCCCAACCGTAACGGGAATTAAATTTCGAATAATACCCGCTAATGAAATAGTGCCAGGATGATGGTGAACAAGGGCAATGGCAAAAGAACACATATTGGCAATGCTGTGTTCATATCCTGAAATAAAAAAGCAAAACACAAATAACATCATTGAAAACATTTTGGCTCCACTTTCCTTAAAAGCCATGGGAATAAAGAAAGCTAGACATACGAGCCAATTACATAAAATGCCTCTAAAAAATAATTGCAGAATGGGTGCATGCAATTTGTGGTCTACAACCGTCATGAGGAAAGAGGTTGAATCTGGGGCTTCAAATAGTCCCGTGGAATAAATGAAAAAGGCAAATGCCAAAGCCCCCAATATGTTCCCTATATAGCTATACAGTAGTAGATGAAAAACTTGACTCCATTTCATCCGACTCCTTAATGCTGCATATGTGTAATAAAAGGTATTTCCTGTGAAAAGGTCTCCTCCTCCAAATGCAATTAAAATAATGGCTGCTCCAAAAGTGAATGCAGCTATTGGATAGGCAAAAGGAGAGTGGACTAAAAAGAAAAAATTTCCTGACCTAAAAGCTACAATCACCCCAAATCCAATAAACATACTGGCAAGCATGCTTCTCGAAATATAGCGTATTTTGCTTTGTTGAAAGACTTTTAATTTTTTTAAAGCTAACTTTTCGACTTCGTGCAATGGTTTGGTTTCTATAATATCACCCATTTCTTTATGATTACCTAATGGACTCCAAGATGCTCCTTTATTCCATAATAGTAAGGTTGGCATTTTTTGATTGGAAAATTGAATGAGCAAGGCTCCTAAATTGGATTGGGTAATAAATCCACGTTTAATAGCCTTCTTTAAGCCTTGCTCATAAGATAAAGTTTCCCATTGCAAACTATTGTATACAGGGATATAGCGCTACATAATGTAGTAAAGAATATAAAAATAAAAAATCCATCCCTTTTAGAAAAGAGGATGGACTTTGCTGTAACTACCAAGCTGTTTTTGCTTGGCAATATTAATTATGTACTAAATAAGTTCAATTATACTTCAAGATATACAACTTATATTATTCTTCAAATTGGTTTGAAACACATTGTTAATAAATGACGGAAGAAATGGTGTCAATACTTAAAAGTTATGACACTATTCGTTTTAAAGAAATTAAATTATTGGTCCAATTAAAAAGAAGATTGTTCAGCAAACGGGCCATTTAATGGATGAATAATTACTTTAAAGAAAATTGGATATTTATGTTAGAATTAATGCGTGATTTTTGAAGGGTTGTACTTAAACTACAGGTAACTAAAAGAACATTCCATTTCTATTAATACCTATTGATGATATTTCTGGTATGCGACAGACCCGATTATTATAATTTTGCTTGCTCCCTCCGTTACATCATACGCTAATCTTAAATTATACCAACGTTGATGGAGGTATAATTTTATGAAAAATCAAGAACTGCTTTTACAATTAGTGAATTTGGAAAGCGTACAAGTACAACAGTAAGGACGTTAAGATTTTATGGAGAATTAGGATTACTGACAATAACAAAGCAAAATGGGTCTGGCCACAAGCTGAAGTTAAGATAAGCGCGATTTGTGGGCAGTACCCCTTATTAACCCGTTAAGCAACCAAACAGTTGTTTAGTTTACAATTAAATTGTTTAAACATAGATTTAATAATGATTAGGAGGAACAAATGATCAGTAAACTAAATCAAGTTATAAAATGTTTCCCTTGCCTGTCCTCTATTGAAGCTAAGGAATGGAATAGAACTGATATTTCTATAGTGCAAGTTCCAACCACTCCTGTAGCTTTTGCAAAGGGGCATCGCTTACACCATGCTATTTTTATTTTGGATGGCTGTGTACGCATTTATAGGGTTGGAGAAAATGGTAGGGAGATTACCCTCTATCGGGTTCATAGCGGTGGCGTTTGTCTAATAATGGTAGCTAGCGTATTAGGTGATTTAGAATATGAGGCTTATGCCGCAATCGAAAGTGATGTTGAAGCCTTAATCATTCCAGCCGAAACTTTTCGGAACTGGATACATACATATGATTCGTTAAGCAGATTTATATACGGATTATTTATTCGTAAAATGTCAACTGTGACTCAGCTGGTAGAAGAGATTGCTTTTAAAGGGATAGACGATCGAGTTGCAGATTATCTCATTAAACATACCTCTCAGTATTCCGACGAAATAATCATAACCCATGAGAGGTTGTCTATCGAGTTAGGGACAGCAAGGGAAGTTGTTAGCCGAACACTAAAGCAGTTTGAGAAGGAGGGATTTCTTACTTTACATCGTGGGAAAATCATAAACATCCAACGAAAGGATTTACAACAAAAATTCAGCCGTTTTCTGTGATATAGTTACAGAAATTTTCCTCTTTTAGATTATATGATTATGGAGACAACATTCATTAATGAAGGAGGATCTCCATGGAAAATCCAAACGACCTTTACAAAGGTGACGATGTTCTTTATCGAAATTCTTATTTAAAACGAATTAATGAGCTGATAAAAATGGCACCAGCACCCTCAAAAGCCTTCTTAGCATTTGAGAAGGAAGCGTTTGTATCTGGATTAATATCAACAAAAACAAAGGAACTTATTGCGATTGCGGTGGCTCATACGACTGGTTGCCCCTATTGTATTGATGTTCATGTGAACAAATATAAGAAATATGGGGGAACTATGGTTGAGGTTATGGAGGCAATTATCGTTGCATCTGCAGTAAAAGCTGGAGCAGCCTTGAGTCATGGTGTAAATGCCTTAAATGCGTATGAGAAAAACAATATGCTATAAGGGATTCCATCCCATACCTAGATGGACATGTGGAAACCGGTTAGATTAGTTTTATAAATGATTGAATGTAAATAATTAAGAAACCCAGCTAATCTTCTAAATAGCTGGGTTTCTTAATTTGGATGAGCAAAATAGCATATAAAATAAGCCCAAATTATATCCTAAAGTGACATCCTGCTTAAACACTCTTCTTTTTGATTTGACATATAATTTCATTTCAAATCAAAAAAGAGTGTTCAGAAGATGACGAGTTTTTGAACATATAATAGGTTTGCTTTTTTTACTTGGTTCAGCAAACGGGCCATATTCTGGAATAAGGCGAGGGGTCAAATCAGGGGATTTTAAAAAAAATGGGAGATAGTTAAACAACCAATCAACCATACGCTTTCATGTAAAAAGAATAAATGAATATTGATTCCAAAATCTGAACAAAATAATTTTACTTGTAAATACAATTGAAAATGAGGCTTTATTGATATGGAAATTGAGTTGAATAAACAAGCAGTTTTAACTATTCGTGGTTTGTATTTTTGCATTGTGGAACAGTGGGCATGTATTAACAAAGTACACGGTATTTCTTCAGCTCAGCAACATCTCTTATTCATTTTATCTACACATGAAAAACCACTAACAATTAGTGAGATAAGCAATTTAGGTTGTTGGCACTTATCTACAGTAAGTCGACTGTTACAACCCTTGATAAGAGAGAATTTTGTTACTGTACAAAAATGTAAAACGAAATACAAATATGTATCAATTACTAATCATGGCTTCGAGAAGTTAAAGGAAATTGCTAAGCAAGTTTTTCCACTGAAGGAATTTCCGTTTGATTTTTCAGATATTGAACAAGAAGAAGTTCAAATATTTATTGAAATAGGGTTGAAAATATTAAAAAATTTTAAGGGTGAGGAATTTTTAACTTGGGTTAAAAAACCCCACTTCCAAGAGTATCAATCGTCCTAGTTATTAATGATATTTCTACCGTTGTTTACAATTTATTAGGAGGAAACAAAAGTTGGAAACAGATAACAGTATTAGACTTACATCTGGTGAAATTGCGAGTTTATGGACGACATACATGAGTGATAGCATGGCAATATGCGTGATTAAACATGCTTTAGATAAGGTAGAAGATACAGAAATTCGTGCTGTTTTGGAATTAGCTTTAAATTTATCCCAAAGCCATGTGGATAAAATTAAACAAATTTTTATTGATGAAGGCTTCCCTGTTCCACACGGTTTTACAGATGAAGATGTAGACCTTAAGGCACCTCGTTTGTTTTCAGATTCTTTTTGGTTAATGTACATCAACAAAATGTCTATTAACGGTTTGACTGCTTATGCTATGGCATTGACTACTGCAACACGCGCTGACATTCGTGATTTTTATACTCATGTTAATGATTCAACTATGGAACTTTATAACAAGTCACTTAATGTTAAACTATCCAAAGGACTCTTTGTAAGACCACCTTACATTTCTACACCAGAAAAAATTGATTTTGTAAAGAAGCAAAGTTTTTTGACAGGGTGGTTTGGAGAACGTAGACCAATCAATGCTGTGGAAATTAGTCATATTGACTTTAACATAAAAAAAAAGTATGTTAAAGGAAGCAATTATGCTTGGATTTGCTCAAGTAAGCCAGTCAAAGGAAGTAAGGAATTTTATATCACGAGCAAGAGACCTTTCTTCAAAACACATTGAGATTTTCCGTACAATATTAACTGATAACAATCTACCGTCTCCTTCATCTTGGGAATCAGAGGTAACAAATTCCACCATTGCACCCTTTTCGGATAAGTTAATGTTGTTTCATACGCAATTATTGGTGAATTATGCCATAGGTTATTATGGCGCTAGTTTGGCTGGGTCTTATCGGAGAGATTTAGCAGCTAAAGTAACACAAGTAATCGGAGAAGACTTGTTACTTGTTGAAGATGGAGTAAATCTCATGATTGATCATGGATGGCTAGAACAAGTACCACAAGCAGATGATAGGGAAGAGTTAGTAAAGAAATAGAGTTACAAAACTGTTCAACATTTTTGTAAGAAACTAGCTCTTAATTAAGTAAAATGGGTATTTAAGTTAGTGATAGGGTTGCGAGCAGCAATCCTATTTTGGTGCCAGCTGATAAGAAAAGCTGAAGACGGTTAATTAAATATAATGGATAATTATTCTTGCTTTGTATAGGAATAAAATTATTAAAATTGTCACGGTGAAATTAGTTTGTTTTGCAAAGGAACTAAGATCACAACATTATTTTGGATTGATATAAGTGGCTTGGTTATAACAACGATGCGAGGGCAGTTGTTTTGTGGAAGTAAGCTTATAAATAATTGTACCGATATGAACAAAACGGTCAATATCTCCTAAGCAATTTCAATTTTGGTTTGGTAACTAAAAGAAAACACGCTTTTTTCAGCTTCTTTTTTTAGATTGGGTTCAGCACTCTTGATCTAGTTTAAAAACGGTTCGAAATATAATGAAATATTCCACCTAGAAGGGTTTGGTTAGTTGGGATGTGGAGGAATTGGGAAATAACACAGAAAGTTGCTTTACGCATCGTTCTTATCTATATTTTCAGTAGTATTACATGGATCATTTTTTCTGATTACTTGATGAATTATTACCTTTACATTAAATCAGCTTGGATCGAAATCTTCAAAGGATGTATGTTTATTTTGATTACAGGCTTAATTTTTTACAACTTAATTAAAAAGGGGATAAAAGTGACGGTAGAATCTGAAACCAAATTTCGTACTATCGTTGAAAACGTATCGGATTTAATTGCTGTTATTGATCATAATGGTAACTTCGAATATTTATCTCCTTCTCATCAGAATATTTTTGGATATTCTGAAGATGAATTAGTGGGGAAATCTGTTTTTGATTTTTTAAAAGTAGAAGAGACCACTAAAATAAAACGAAGGTTACAGGACATAAAGACTCAAAAATATAGAGTTCCTGTTGAGTATAATATAAAACATAAAGATGGTCATTTTGTATTAGTCGAAGGAAGAGGAGTACCTATCATTGGAGAATATGGTGAAGTCAAAAAAAATCATCTTATTTTCACGTGATATTACGGAAAGGAAAAAAGCTGAGAGACAGCTTATGGAAAGTGAAGAACGTTATCGGAAACTTGTAGAGTATTCACCTGAAACCATCCTCATTCATATAGATGGGAAAATTGTTTATGTCAATAAAGCAGGTCTATTGTTGGTTTATGCAAATAATAAAAATCAAATATTAGGTAGAAATGTATTTGATTTTATTTCTCCTGAATACCATGAGCATACAAAAAAACAAATGAAAAAAGTGAAAGAGAATGGACTATCTGAAATTAGTGAGTATCAGATTATTCGGTTAGATGGAGCGCATCTTTTTGTAGAATTATTGACATTTCAAACTATATATCAAGGTCAAAGTGCAATGCAGGCTATTTTAAGAGACATTACAGAACGTAAAAAAGCACAGGAACAGGTCCAATATTTGGCTTATTTTGATCCATTAACCGGTATTCCTAACCGTAATCATTTGCATAAATATCTTGGTGAAGTTTTAGAAAGTAACAAGGTTGATAAAAAAATAGTTGCAGTTTTATTTTTAGATTTAGATCGATTTAAATTGATAAACGATACGTTTGGTCATAGTTTTGGTGATCTATTATTGAAAGAAGCAACCATAAGGATTAGTAGAGTTTTGGAGAAAGATGGTATACTTTTCCGTTATGGAGGAGATGAGTATGTTATTGTTGTGGAAGGAGTTGAACCTAGAGAAGTATCTCAACTTGCAGAAAAACTTATAGAAACATTCTCATCACCTTTTTACATTCAAGAACGTCAAATGTTTATTTCAACTAGCATTGGAATTAGTCTATTTCCAAAAGATGGAGAAACAGTGGAAGCTCTCATACAAAATTCAGATGCAGCGATGTACTCTGCTAAAGAGAATGGTAAAAATAATTTTCGATTTCATTCTAGTTATTTAAATACAAATAATAATCGAAAAATGGAAATTGAATTAGGCATTAGAAAAGCACTAGAACAAAATGAATTTACATTGTACTATCAACCTTTAGTTGATCTTGATACTAAGAAGATCGTTGGATTAGAAGCTCTAATTCGTTGGATTCATCCTGAATATGGCTTTATTTCTCCAGCGGAATTTATTCCTGTTGCAGAGGAATGCGGGCTAATTGTATTAATTGGAAATTGGGTTCTAAAAACGGCATGTGAGCAGTTTAAACGTTGGTTAGATTCAGGATTTCCTTTAAAAAGGATTGCAGTGAATGTTTCAGCTATACAATTTTGTGACCAAAATTTTGTGAATACTGTAAATCAAGTTTTACATGATACAAAGCTTGAAGCCTGTTTCTTGGAATTAGAAATTACTGAAAGTGCCACACAGCAAGTAGAAGAGGCGACTAAAATTATGAAGGTATTAAAAGAAATTGGTGTTCAACTTTCCATTGATGATTTTGGTACAGGTTATTCTTCATTAAATTATTTGAGACAATTTCCTATTAATACCTTAAAAATTGATAAGTCTTTTGTGGATGAAATTAATAATAATTATAATGGTGAAGTAATCGTTAAAACCATTATTGAACTAGGAATTAGTTTGGGATTTATGGTAATTGCTGAAGGTATTGAAAATGAACAACAATTATCATTTTTAAAAGAAAACAACTGTCAAATAGGACAAGGTTATTTATTTAGTAAACCTTTGCCAACTCATGAATTAGAGGATCTTTTAAAGAAATAAATATTTATTTCTTTAGGAATATTTTAACAAACGGGTTTTGGATTAATGATCTATTGTGATTCTTACTGTGTAAATAAAAGTTTAGGTAAGGATAAAGAACTTCGTGAGGATAACGTAATAAAAAATAGCAGAAGCATTGTTAAGTCAAAAATTTTATTTCACGACTTTATTTAAAGAACAATTATTCATTTAGAACTATTTTTCTTATGCAATAAAAAGGCGCCTTTCTTGGACAGGAGGGCTTCTTCCTTTATTGGGTCATTTAATGATTAGCTTTATTATGGTGAAATTTTCTGTAAACAGCTAAATAGGATCTTTTAACTTTTTAGAATGAAATCGAAAGAGGAGGTTGGCACGATATGTCGCAATCCATTATTCCTAGAGCTGCTGTGCGTGGGAGAGCTTCTGGAGTTATCTTCTTGGCATTTTTCGGTACTCTGTGGGCCGGAATTGGAATTAGAGGACTACATGGCTGGAGATTTCTCTGGCATTCGATCTTATCCCTTTTGATTGGTGTGGTAGTGCTTATTGGGGGAGTCGAATTGATAATTAAATCAAAAAGGTTATCAAACGAGATGGGGGAAGGGGATTCCAATCGTTGGAAACGAAAGAATATGTGGTTCGGTATTAATTTTGGCCTAGAAGGCTTGTTGATTGGTGTCGCCTCTGCAATTTGTAGGTCTACTAATCACTTGGATTTGTTTGTCCCTATCATAGCTCTTATTGTCGGTGTTCATTTCTATCCCTTAGCACACCTTTTTCAAGTCAAGATTTATTATTTTTCTGGTTCACTCCTTTGTTTGCTTTCGGCAATCACACTGTTCACTTTACCTGTAAGAGTTACCTGGGAGAATAATCAAATTATGGTATGGTGGATAACTGTCGGCTTTGGCTCAGCCTTGATATTGTGGGGAACCTGTGTGACAGTTTGGCAAGTAGGCAATAAATTGCTGAACAGTGCTGGGAATAGAGCCAAAGAAGCTGAGGAATCTTTCAGGTTTTAATATAGAAAAAACTGTTCTTTTTTATTCAACGGGTGCAATTCTAGAGTAGAAATTGCACTCTTTCTTTTTGTATATGGGATAGCTTCAGGATTTTGACAATTTACAACGCTAAGATAGAAACCCTTGTATCAATAGGGTTTAATCTATTGGGACTTAACTGATTTTGCATCAAATAAAGATTGCTAGTGTCTCATATGCCTTGTCTCAAAAGTCTTATCGTTGTTAAATACTTCAATTTTAGTGCTACTAACAGCTTAACGTTGTAAATCTGCATTTTCGGGACGCTACCCCATGCCCATCAAGCTAAGTGCAACTCGTACCCCCAAACCGACAAAATCACCCAAAAATCCTAAATATCAAGTTCTATGCTCTTTTTTGCACAGCAAAATCGATATTTTTTTCCACTATGACAAGGGCACGGGTCATAAGGGCTAGCAGTTTTCATCCGTTCTTTCATCGCTCTTTTAAGATCTGTAAGGTCTTCCGTTGCCTCTAGTCCGATAATATATTTCCAGTCATACTGCTCACAAATTTTAGCAACTTTCTCTGCTTTTTCTGAGGATTTCACTTTTACAATGATCGGACGTTGTACAGAACCTAATGGTAACATCATGGGTCACTCCATTTATATATTTTGATGTCGATATGTACGTTAATCTACTATTATTTTATAGGATAAATTCCAAAAATACGTTATTCTTTCTATAAATCTTCCATTTTATAGAAAGGATGGTTTGTTATGGAGCAAGTTTCCCTTTCCCTTCGGGAAGAATTGGACTTAATCGGTAAAGAATTGCATCAGCATTTTTCTCCTACTCAACTCGAAGTATTAGCCAGACAAACTGGGTTCGTACAGCGCAAAAGTAAGCTGACAGCACAAGATTTCGTTGCGGTATGTACCTTTTTAGACCATGACCTCTCTACTCAATCCCTGACATCTTTATGTAGTCAACTTGATGCAGCAAGAAACGTTTCGATGAGTGCCGAAGGACTCAACCAACGGTTTCATGAGTCAGGAGTCGCTTTTCTCCGAACCCTGTTTTCTACTCTTCTCCGTGAAAAATTAGCTTCTTCCTTGCCCATACCTTGGGATCTCGATACTTATTTCCACCGGATTCGGATTTTGGATGCCACTGTTTTTCAACTTCCGGATATTTATGCTAGTCGTTATCCAGGTTCAGGAGGTAGTGCGCATACAGCTGGAATAAAAATTCAATTAGAATATGATCTTAAAACCGGCGAATTTCTACATGTAGACGTAGGAAGTGGTAGCACAAGTGATGGTTTATATGGTGCCAAACTGGCGAAAACGGTAGAGAAACAAGACCTTTGTATTCGAGATTTAGGTTACTTCTGTTTAGAGGATTTTGAACAAATCGAGAAACGTGAAGCTTATTATATTTCACGTTTAAAAAT comes from Neobacillus endophyticus and encodes:
- a CDS encoding DUF3231 family protein, which translates into the protein MLGFAQVSQSKEVRNFISRARDLSSKHIEIFRTILTDNNLPSPSSWESEVTNSTIAPFSDKLMLFHTQLLVNYAIGYYGASLAGSYRRDLAAKVTQVIGEDLLLVEDGVNLMIDHGWLEQVPQADDREELVKK
- a CDS encoding PAS domain S-box protein; translation: MITGLIFYNLIKKGIKVTVESETKFRTIVENVSDLIAVIDHNGNFEYLSPSHQNIFGYSEDELVGKSVFDFLKVEETTKIKRRLQDIKTQKYRVPVEYNIKHKDGHFVLVEGRGVPIIGEYGEVKKNHLIFT
- a CDS encoding sensor domain-containing protein; translation: MVKSKKIILFSRDITERKKAERQLMESEERYRKLVEYSPETILIHIDGKIVYVNKAGLLLVYANNKNQILGRNVFDFISPEYHEHTKKQMKKVKENGLSEISEYQIIRLDGAHLFVELLTFQTIYQGQSAMQAILRDITERKKAQEQVQYLAYFDPLTGIPNRNHLHKYLGEVLESNKVDKKIVAVLFLDLDRFKLINDTFGHSFGDLLLKEATIRISRVLEKDGILFRYGGDEYVIVVEGVEPREVSQLAEKLIETFSSPFYIQERQMFISTSIGISLFPKDGETVEALIQNSDAAMYSAKENGKNNFRFHSSYLNTNNNRKMEIELGIRKALEQNEFTLYYQPLVDLDTKKIVGLEALIRWIHPEYGFISPAEFIPVAEECGLIVLIGNWVLKTACEQFKRWLDSGFPLKRIAVNVSAIQFCDQNFVNTVNQVLHDTKLEACFLELEITESATQQVEEATKIMKVLKEIGVQLSIDDFGTGYSSLNYLRQFPINTLKIDKSFVDEINNNYNGEVIVKTIIELGISLGFMVIAEGIENEQQLSFLKENNCQIGQGYLFSKPLPTHELEDLLKK
- a CDS encoding DUF7010 family protein — its product is MSQSIIPRAAVRGRASGVIFLAFFGTLWAGIGIRGLHGWRFLWHSILSLLIGVVVLIGGVELIIKSKRLSNEMGEGDSNRWKRKNMWFGINFGLEGLLIGVASAICRSTNHLDLFVPIIALIVGVHFYPLAHLFQVKIYYFSGSLLCLLSAITLFTLPVRVTWENNQIMVWWITVGFGSALILWGTCVTVWQVGNKLLNSAGNRAKEAEESFRF
- a CDS encoding SEC-C metal-binding domain-containing protein, with the protein product MLPLGSVQRPIIVKVKSSEKAEKVAKICEQYDWKYIIGLEATEDLTDLKRAMKERMKTASPYDPCPCHSGKKYRFCCAKKSIELDI